The Thermococcus thermotolerans genome contains a region encoding:
- a CDS encoding TMEM165/GDT1 family protein — protein sequence MDGIAAIFFMIFLAELGDKTQLTTMVLASKYGWKTAFAGAILGLAAVNLLGAILGDKLGEMVPIEIVHKFAGALFIVFGVLMILGKL from the coding sequence ATGGACGGTATAGCCGCCATCTTTTTTATGATCTTTCTGGCGGAGCTCGGGGACAAGACCCAGCTCACGACTATGGTTTTGGCCTCAAAATACGGGTGGAAGACGGCATTCGCCGGCGCGATTCTTGGTCTCGCGGCGGTGAATTTGCTCGGGGCCATACTAGGGGACAAACTGGGAGAAATGGTACCAATCGAGATCGTTCACAAGTTCGCGGGAGCACTTTTCATTGTTTTCGGTGTTCTCATGATACTCGGAAAGCTCTAG